A window from Pseudomonadota bacterium encodes these proteins:
- the umuD gene encoding translesion error-prone DNA polymerase V autoproteolytic subunit, translating to MQIKESSVTAIYSFDPKTRVMRPLFSTGVSAGFPSPAEDYIDRHLDLNERLIDNPAATFFVRVAGDSMIGAGINHDDIVIVDRSLEPASGRIVIAVLNGELAVKRLVIQGDSCRLVSENPEYPPLEISPETPLEIWGVATYAIHKL from the coding sequence ATGCAGATAAAAGAGTCTTCTGTTACCGCAATTTATTCCTTTGATCCGAAAACGAGGGTTATGCGCCCCTTGTTTTCCACCGGTGTATCCGCCGGATTTCCGTCGCCTGCCGAGGATTATATCGACCGGCATCTTGATCTGAACGAGCGTCTGATCGACAACCCCGCTGCCACTTTTTTTGTCCGGGTTGCCGGCGATTCGATGATCGGCGCCGGAATCAACCATGATGATATTGTAATCGTCGACCGGTCCCTGGAACCGGCAAGCGGCAGGATTGTAATTGCCGTGCTCAACGGCGAGCTTGCGGTCAAGCGTCTGGTTATCCAGGGAGACTCCTGCAGGCTGGTGTCTGAAAATCCTGAGTATCCGCCCCTTGAGATTTCTCCTGAAACGCCCCTTGAGATCTGGGGGGTGGCGACCTATGCGATTCATAAACTGTGA